From the genome of Deinococcus seoulensis:
GCCGAGGACATCAGCACCTACCTGGGCGTGTCCGAACAGATCCCGAACGCCGTGCTGCTCGGCGTGTACGAGGAAGGCGGCCGGGTCGCGCACGCCGGGGGCCTGCTGATCCAGGCGATGCCCGGCGTGACCGACGAGACCCTCGGGAAACTCGAGGCGAACATCCGCGCCATGGGCCAGATCACCGACAACCTCCGCCGGGGCGGCCTGATGGAAGCCATCAACCGCGCCACGGACGGCCTGAACGTGCAACTGGCCGCCGAGGCGCAGGGCTCGCGGTTCGAATGCCGCTGCTCCCGCGAGAAGGCCAGCGATTCCCTGAAATTCTTCGACGCGGCCGAACGCCAGGACATGATCGACGCCGGAGGGCAGGAGATCGTGTGCCACTGGTGCGGCGAGCACTACCAGATCACCCCCGACGAGATCGCCGCGCTGGACGCCACCGACACCCACGCCCGCGCCTGACGGGCAGATCAGGCCCGCCATGAGAGGGCGACAGGAGAGCAGGAGCACCGGAATGGTCGGTGCTCCTGCTCTCCTGAGCGCTGAGCGCTGGCCGTTTGCTCAGCGCTGGCCGAGGCCGTCGAAGGTGTCCTTGGCGAAGCCGTCCCACTCGGTGGCCGGGTCGAAGGCGTCGGTGCCGTTGGTGTCACCGGCCATGACGGCAGCCTTGCGGCGCAGGGTCCTGTCTACGGTGAAGGTGTCGCCCGCGCCCCAGCCGGCGCCGGGGTCCGTGCCGATCTGCCCGAACACGTCGGCGCGCGTGCCGTTCAGCACGAGTTCCAGCGCGTCGTCACCGTTGAAGTTGGTGACGCTACTTTCGGTGTTGGCCTTGGCCTTCAGGGCCGCGTCCGCACCGGGGTTGACGATCACGTAGGTGGCTCCGGCCGGCAGGGCCTCTGCGAGCGTGAAGACGTTGGAGGTGCTGGGCGTGGCGGACCCGTTGCTGTACAGGTTCACGCCCAGACTCCCGGCGGGAATGGCGCTGCCGGTGCCGTTGTAGATCTCGATGGCCTTGTTGTTGCTGCCGCCCTCGACGTACTCGCTGAAGTACACGCCTCCGGCGGTCACGACGGGCTGCGCGGTCACGGTCTTGGTGGCCGTGGTGGTGGTCGCGCCGCGTTTGGCCGTGACGGTCACCGTGAAGCTCCCGGCGGTGGCGTAGGTGTGGGTGGCCGTCCCGGTGGGGGTGGTGAAAGTGTCGGTCTTGCCGTCGCCCCAGGTGACGGTGACGCTGTCCGGAGTGCCGCCCGTGCTGTACGTCAGGGTGTAGGGCTGTCCGGCCGTGACCGTGTCGTCGCCGCTGGCGTTGAGCGTGAGGGGAATGACGGGGTCGGCGTCGGCTTTCAGGTTCAGGCCGACCAGGACCGGGTCGTGGTCGCTGCTGCGGTAGGGGGTCGGGGCGTACAGGTCCGGGCTGTCGCAGCTGTTGCCGGTGCACTCGGGGTGCTTCTTGAATTCGATGTTGTAGTCGAGGACCACGGGTTCGTCGGCGTTGATGTGCCACTCGGTGATGCCGCTGACCTGCGCGCCGAGGCTGCTGCTGGCCAGCGCGTGATCAAGGTACCCGAACTCGCCGTTGAACTGGTAGCTGTAGCGGTCGGCGGCGGGAATGCGTTTGTTCAGGCTCTCGAACCCGGCGGCCTCGATGGTCTTGATGGGGTCCTCGGCGCCGTAGGCGTTCAGGTCACCCATGATCAGGACGTCCGGGTCAGTGACTTTCAGTCTGTCACTGAAGGCCAGCACGGCCTTCGACTGCTCGATACGTTGGAGGTTCCAGCAGCCCTGTCCCTGGTCGGTGTCGCCCGTGGTGGGGCAGCTGCCCTTGCTCTTGAAGTGGTTCGCCATGACCGTGAACACGCCCTTCCCGGCGCGGTCCCGGAAGACCTGCGCGACCGGCGGGCGGGAGTAGACGGCGTTCGTGTCGATCTGCGCCGCGCCGACGGGTTCCACGCGGGCGGGGCGGTAGATGATCGCCACGCGGATGGCGTCCGTGCCGACCCGGCCGGTCTTGACGCTGGCGTACTCGGCGCTGCCGGCAGCGGTGTTCAGGGCGGCCACGAGGTCGTCGAGGGCCGTTTCGCCGTTGTTCTCGACTTCCATCAGGGTGATCACGTCGGCGTTCAGGGCGCGGAGTTCCGCCACGATCTTGGCCTTCTGGCGGGTGAATTCGGTGGCGTTACTGGCGCCGCGTCCGGCGCTGCCGAGCGTCGTGAAGTAGTTCAGGACGTTCGCGCCCGCCACTTTCACCGTGCCGCCCACGTCCTTGGGCGCGGCGGTACGGAAGTTGGCGTTCACGAAGACCGGCGCCCTGGTGGGCTGCACCTTGAACGCGCCGTTGGCGTAGTGCAGCACGCCTTCGAGGCCCGTGACGGTGTCCCCGGCGCGGCGGGTGGCGGTCTGCGCGTCGGTGCCGTTCAGGTAGGGAATGGTGGTGGGGTTCTGCTTGGTGCTGGCGTCGTCCAGGCGGATGGTGCGCAGCTTGTTGCTGGCGGCGTCGCCACCCTGGCCGTTGGTGGGGTTGAACAGGCGTCCGCCGCTGGACAGGCCCAGTTCGCCGAAGCGGCCCAGCGTGAAGGTGTCGGTCACGGTCAGGGTCTGCGCGATCCTGATCCGCATGCCCTCGGTGGGTTCCAGCGCCGTGGCGGAGGCCAGGGGCAGGGTGACGGCCACGGGGACCGGCAGGGTCGTCTCGCCGCAACTGGTGACGCTGGTGACGGTGTCGAGCTGGGTCAGGCCGCTGAATTCCTTGACGGTGCCGGTCACCTCGACGACCTCCCCAACCTTGACGGTCACGGGGTTGGTGGCGGTGTAGATGAACAGACCGTCGCTGGTGTCGGCCTTGCCGTCGGGCGCGACGTCCTGCACGTAGAAGCCGCCCAGGCCGGTCGGCCCGTTCGCTGCGTTCTGCGCGTCGAGCGTGACGACGCCGCGCACGGTGACGATGACGGCCGAATTCGGACCGACCAGGGGGCTGGCGTCGGCGTTGCCCTGCACGTCGCCGATGTTCGTGACGGTGCTGCCGGTCTTGCACTCGTACGTGGGGGGCGTGGGGGTGGGGGTGCAGGCGGCCAGCAAGGCGGTCAGGCCCAACAGGCCGAGACTGCCGGTCAAGATGTTCTTCATGTGAACTCCTGTATGACGGTTGAAACGTGTGAAACGGATCTTAGCGCGTTCAGGCTGCCTTAGCCATGTCAGGCGGTCATCAGCGGGCGATCATGCCAGCGGGCGGTCATCCGGGCTCCGATTGAATGGCTTGCAAAGCCGCTGGGTCCGAGCTGACTCGAGGGGGAGCAGGGCGGGTCCCGTATTGCCAGGGAAACAGACGGCAGTCCGTATCAGGCAGCGGCGCCCCTGGTGAGGCGGGTCGGGGTCCATGCATGAAGCACACCACAGCGCGTCCCCACCCGGCGTCCGCTCACTGGCGGATAATGCCTCTCATGAAGGGTCGTGGTGTCGGGATCGTGTTGGTGCTGGTGGGTCTGGGTCTGGGGGCGACGCTGCTGCGTGATCAGGTGCCGGTGGGTGGGGCGCAGGCTCCGGCGGCGGGTGCGGCGGCCGATCCGGTGGCGGCGGAGGCGGGCGCGCGGCTTCAGAACGAGCAGAACACCATTGACGTGGTGGGGCGTTTCGAGCCGGGGCTGGTGTTCATCAGTACCGAGAACGAGGTGATGGGTCAGGATCCGTTCGGGATGTTCGGGGGGGGCACGGAGGTTCAGCAGGGTGTCGGGAGTGGGTTCTTCGTGAACGAGGCGGGGGACATCCTGACGAACTATCACGTGGTGGCTGGCGAGGCCGGGGCGGGAGCAGCGCAGAAGATCAGCGTGCGGGTCATGGGGCAGGAACAGAGCGTGGAGGCGCGCGTGATCGGGCTGGCCCCTCAGTACGATCTGGCGCTGATCCGCCCGGTGGGCCTGGATGCCAAGCTGATCCGGCCGATTCCGCTGGGGGACAGTGACGCGCTGAAGGTGGGGCAGAAGGCGATTGCGATGGGCGCGCCGTTCGGGCTGGATTTCAGCGTGACCGAGGGCATCGTGAGCAGCACGGCGCGGCAGATTCCGATCGGGTTCTCGGGCAGCGGGGCGGGCGAGGGCATCACGCAGAAGGCCATTCAGACGGACGCGGCGATCAACCCCGGGAACAGCGGGGGACCGCTGCTGGACAGCGGTGGGCGCGTGATCGGCATCAACACGCAGATCTACTCGCCCAGCGGGCAGACGACCGGCGTGGGGCAGAGTGCCGGGGTGGGCTTCGCGATTCCCGTGAACACCGCGAAGAACCTGTTGCCGCGCCTTCAGGCGGCGGACGGGCAGGAGGTGCGCGCGCCGACGCTGGGCGTGTCGGCGGGGTTGCTGGTGCGCGGGCAGCAGCAGGCGCTGGCGGTGGGCCTGAGTGTGCTGTCGTCGGCCGGGAAGCGGGAACTGGGCCTGCCGGAGCGGGGGCTGGTGATCGGGTCGGTCACGCCGGGCACCCCGGCCGCGCGGGCGGGCTTGCAGGGTGGCACGCGTACCGAGGCGTTCCGGGGCGGCGCGATCCGCCTGGGCGGGGACGTGATCACGGCCGTGGACGGCGACCCGGTGGACGCGCTGGAGGACCTGCAGGCGGGCCTGATCGACCGGAAGGAAGGCGATACCGTGACGCTGACGGTCGTGCGGGCCGGGGAGTCGCGTGAGGTGAAGGTCACGCTGGATGAAACCTCGTTCCGCTGACGGCGCAGCGCAGGCGCGGGCCGTGTGGGCGGCGCTGCGTCCGGAGGACCGGGCGTGGCTGCTGGGGCTGGCGGCGCAGGCGGGTCCGGGCGGCGCGGCGCTGGTGGGCGGCGCGGTGCGGGACGCGCTGCTGGGCGTGACGCCGCTGGACCTGGACGTGGTGCTGCCGGACGCGGACGTGGCGGCCCTGGCGGGCGGGACGGGGTTACCGTTCGTGTTCCACCCGGCGTTCGGGAACGCGACCGTGACCCTCCCGGATGGCCGCGCGGCGGATCTGGTGCGGGCGCGGCGGGAGGTGTACCCGGTGCCGGGCGGGAACCCGCTGCCGCAGCCGGGCTCACTGAGCGACGATCTGCGGAGGCGGGATTTCAGCCTGAACGCGCTGGCCCTGCGGGTCCTGCCGGATGGGCGCGCAGAGTTGCTGGACGTGACGGGCGGCCTGGACGACCTGCGCGCGCGGGTGCTGCGGCCCCTGCATGCCGACTCGCTGCATGAGGATGCCAGCCGACTGGTGCGCGGGGCGAGGCTGGCCGCTCGGCTGGACCTGAGCGCCGCGCCGGAACTGCTCTCTCAGGTGCCCGCCGCGCTGGATATGGCCGGGCACACGCCCCGGCTGTGGGCGGAACTGCGGCTGCTGCTGCATGAGCCCCGGCCGGGCCGCGCGGCGGGCGTGCTGCGCGGGTGGGGGGCCGCCTCGCTGCTGCCGGACACGGCGCTGCTGGACGCCCTGGACGCCCGGCGGGACGCGGGGGCGACCCTGCCCATGAACGCCTACGCGGCGGCCCTGCTGCACACCGCACCGGACCCGGAGGCGCTGGCGGCGCGACTGGACCTGGGCACCCGGCCCGCCGCGCTGCTGGCCCGCGCCCTGTCGGACACCTTCTACCCGGACGGCACGCCGGAACGCGAACTGCGCGCCCTGCTGCGCCCGGACGCGCACGAACCCCTGACCGGGAAGGACGTGCTGGCGCTGGGCGTCCCGCCGGGCCGGGGCGTGGGCGAGGCGCTGGCGCACCTGGCGGCGCTACGCCGGGCCGGAACGGTCCGCAACCCCAACGAGGAGCGTGCGGCACTGAAGGCATTCCTGGCTCGCAATGTCTGACCTGAAACACCCAATAGAATGTGCGCAATGAATATCGGTCTCCTTCCTCTACTCAGCGACCCCAGCGTTTTCATTACAGTCCTAGTGGTGCTGGCGCTATCCTTGGCTGCACACGAAATGGGTCACGCCTTCGTTGCAGATCGGCTGGGCGACCCAACACCACGACAGTTTGGACGGGTCACTCTGAACCCTATTCCACATCTAAGTCCCATCGGGATACTGCTCCTAGTTTTGGTTGGATTCGGATTTGCCAGCACACCCATTAACCCTGCCCGACTCAGTCGTTGGGGTAGGGTGGCAGTTGCGGCAGCAGGGCCATTAGTCAACCTGTTGGTTGCTATCGGATTCATCCTGCTTTTCCGCTTTCTGCCACATAACGAGGCCGTGACACAGGCTTTCAAATACATCATCAGCATTAACGTCTTGCTGGCGGTCATCAATTTACTCCCAATCCCGCTGCTCGATGGCAGTCGAATTCTGGGTGGTCTGGTACCGTCGCTGGGCCGCTCTCTGGACGACTTTGAGCGCCAGCCCTACAGTTTTATAGTCGTGTTTGGAGTGTTATATCTGCTCGGCAGCCAAATTAACCTGCTGCGAATCAATCTGACCAACGTTCTGCTTCAGATATTCGGCTAAGCATTTCTTGAGATTCAGCGCAGGTTGAACATCATCACGACGTGCGCGGCAGTGCCGGCCAGCACGAACAGGTGCCAGATCTCGTGGAAGCCGAACACGCCGGGTCGGGGGTTCCAGCGTTTCGTGCCGTAGATGACGGCCCCGATGGAGTACAGCACGCCGCCCGCCGCGAGCCAGAAGATGGCGGCGGATGGCAGGTTACGGGCCAGTTGCGGCAGGAACGCCAGGGCCAGCCAGCCCATCCCGAGGTACAGCGCGGTGCTGATCCAGCGGGGCAGGCTCATGGTGACGAGTTTCAGGGTGATGCCGCTCAGGGCGATGCCCCAGATGACCCACAGGACCACGCCCTGCCAGGGGGCGGTCAGGCCGAAGTACGCGACCGGGGTGTAACTGCCGGCAATCAGCAGGAAGATCCCGGCGTGGTCGAGTTTGCGCAGCCACAGCATGCCGCGCTCGCCGGGAAAGAACGAGTGGTAACTGGCGCTGGCGGCGTACAGCAGGGTCATGCTGACCACGAACACAGTGAACGGCCACAGGGCCAGTTCGCGGGCATGCGCCCACCACAGCAGCGGTCCCAGAATGATCAGCGCCGCCAGGACGCCCGCCCAGTGGGTCAGGGCGTTCACGGGTTCGCGGGGGGCGGTCAGGAAGCGCTGCATGTTCATACCCTACCCCCACCCGCTGATGACAGTCTGTCAACTGGGACGGGGTGCAATCCTCTCCCCCGCCCCGGCCCGCCTGTCCGCCCTGGCCTCAGCGCCCGCCGTAGTTGGGGGCTTCCTTGGTGATGGTCACGCCGTGCGGGTGGCTTTCCACCAGGCTGGCCCCGGTGATCCGCACGAACTGAGCCTCGTCGCGCAGCGTCTGAAGGTCCGGCGCACCGCAGTAGCCCATCGAGCTTTTCAGGCCGCCCACGAACTGGTAGATGACCTCGCCCGCCGTGCCCTTGTACGCCACGATGCCCTCGATCCCCTCGGGCACGAACTTGCGGCTGCCGCTCTGGAAGTAACGGTCGGCGCTGCCCTGGTCCATGGCGCCCATGCTGCCCATGCCGCGGTAGCTCTTGTAGCGGCGGCCGTCGCGCAGGATGCTCTCGCCGGGGCTCTCGTCGGTGCCGGCCAGCATGCTGCCCATCATGACCACGTTCGCGCCCGCCGCAATAGCCTTGGGCACGTCGCCGGTCTGCTTGATGCCGCCGTCCGCGATGATCGGAATTCCGGCTTCCATGGCGGCGGCGCTGGCCTCGAAGATCGCGGTGATCTGCGGGACGCCCACGCCGGTCACGACGCGGGTGGTGCAGATGCTGCCCGGCCCGATGCCGACCTTCACGGCGTCCGCGCCGGCCAGGATCAGGTCGCGGGTCCCGGCGCGCGTGGCGACGTTCCCGGCGATCACGTCCACGTCGAAGGCTTCCTTCACGCGGCTCAGGGCGTTCAGGATGCCCTGGCTGTGCCCGTGGGCGCTGTCCAGGACCAGCACGTCCACTCCGGCCTGCACGAGCGCCCCGGCGCGGTCCATCAGGTCGGCGCCCACGCCGATGGCGGCCGCGACGCGCAGGCGGCCCAGGCTGTCCTTGGCGGCGCGCGGGTACTTCACGCGTTTGGTCAGGTCCTTGATGGTGATCAGGCCGCGCAGGGTGTGGTCGGCGTCCGTGACGAGCAGTTTCTCGATGCGGTGCTGCTTGAAGATCTCCTGCGCTTCTTCCAGGGTGGTGCCGACAGGCACGGTGATCAGGTTCTCGCGGGTCATGACGTCCCCGATGGGCGTGTGCATGTCGTCGATGAAGCGCATGTCACGGTTGGTGATGATGCCCAGCAGTTTCCCGTTCGGGTCGGTGATGGGCACGCCGCTGATGCGGTACTCGCCCATCAGGCGCTCGGCGTCCGCCACGGGCGCGTGCGGGGGCAGCGTGATGGGGTCCACGATCATGCCGCTCTCGGAGCGTTTGACCTTGCGGATCATCTCGGCCTGCGCGTCGATGGGCATGTTCTTGTGCACCACGCCGATACCGCCCTCGCGGGCCATGGCGACCGCCATGTTCGTCTCGGTGACGGTGTCCATGGCCGCCGACAGGAACGGGATGTTCAGGCGGACGCGGCGCGTCAGTTGCGCCTCGATGTTCACCTCGTGCGGCAGCACCTGCGAGTGCCGGGGTTGTAGCAGCACGTCGTCGAAGGTGATGCCCTCCTGGCCGAACTTGTAGGCGAAACGGTCACTGCCCTGGGCAGCGGGAACGGGCGTGGCGGGCGCACTCATGCAGGCGAGTGTAAGCGACCGCAGCTAAAGAGAAGGTAAGCATGTCCTGAACGGTTGACCGCCGCCACGCCCGCCGCGGCGGGTCTTGCGCGGCGGGCGGCAGCGTGGTAGATTCCCTCTCGCTCGTGGGGCCATAGCTCAGCTGGGAGAGCGCGTCGTTCGCAATGACGAGGTCAGCGGTTCGATCCCGCTTGGCTCCACCACACAACCGCACCCGCCTGTTTCGACGCAGGCGGGTGCGTTCCGTATATCCGGTGAGGGCAGACCCTGCACCGGAGGCAACCCCCACAGGACGGCCCCGCGCCCCGAGGCAACTGCCAGGGAGCGCGGGGCCGTTCCGTATCATACGGACTCCGATTGAATGGCTTATAAAGCTGCTCAATCCGAGCGGATGCGAGAAGGAGAGAAACGGGTTCCGGACGTGGAGTTGGCAACCCGGTGCTGTTCCGGGTTGCCAACGAAATAAACGGAATCCGTATCAGGCCGGACGAACGGACTTCAGCCTTTCTGGAGGGGTCCCAGGAACTCGGGTTTTCCGCGCAGGGGCAGCAGTTTCCCGATGCTGAGCGGGAAGCGGGTCGTCTGGTCGTTCAGGGTCAGGGTCACGGTTGGCGCGGCCCCGGTCGTCAGCGAAGCGCGCACGCCGGGCAGGGCCGTCAGGGCGGCCAGCGGCACGAACGGCGTGCGGTCCAGCACACGCACCGTGACGGGCACGGCCGTCTGCCCGACCAGCACGGTGGCGGTCGTTGCGGTCACGGCGCGCACTTTCAGGCGCAGTGCGCCCACGCTCTCCTCCAGCGGCAGGAACAGTTGCCCGTCCAGCACGCGCGCGCGACTGGCGGCCGTGACGGCCAGCTGCTCGGGCGTGGGAGCGGGTTTCGGCGCGGGCGCCGGGGCAGGCTGGGGTTGCGGCGCAGGCGTGGGAGCAGGTTTCGGCGCGGGCTGCGGGGCGGGCTGGGGAGTCGGCTGCGGGGCAGGGGCCGGGGTCGGGGCAGGGGCGGGCGGTCTGGTGGCCACCGGGGCGCCCAGCTGGGCGGTCGCGGCGTCGCGGCGGGCGCGGGCCTGCGCCTGCAACTCGGCCTCGCTGGGTACGCGGCCCCACGCGGCGGGGCTGGCGTGGAAGGTCGTCCAGGGGCCGACCGCCAGGGGCCGCTGCTTCTGCACGATGTTCAGGCCGCCGCCCTCGGTCGTGAAGTACACGCTGCCCTGATCGCTGACGCTGACGCCCAGGTCGATCTTCTTGCCGCTCTTGATCTGCCACAGCGACTGCCCGGCCTTGCTGATGGCGTGCACGGTCCCTGCGAGGTCCGGCACGATCACGCTGCCGTCGCTCAGTTCGGCGGCGCTCCCGGCGATCCCGGCGCCCGCCCGGTATGTCCATTCGATCTCGCCGGTGGGGTTCACGGCGTACACGCTGCCGTCGTAACTGCCGACCACGACCAGCCCGGCGCTTGTCACGATGGGGCTGGCGTTCACGAACAGCCCGGTCGGCAGGGACCAGCGGGGCGTGCCGTCGGGGTTCAGGGCGTAGATGCGCCGGTCACTGGACCCGAAGTACACCGTGCCGTCCGCGCCGATGGCGGGGCTGCTGAACACCAGCGACCCGGCCGTGTACGCCCACTTCAGTTTCCCGTCGGGGGTCAGGGCGTGCATGCGGTTGTTCTGCGCCCCGAAGTAGATGGTGCCGTCGGCGGCGATGGCGGGACTGCTGAAGACGGGCGCGCCGACCCGGTAGGTCCACAGGGTCCTGCCCTGGGTGTCCAGGGCGTGCACGGTGCCGCCGGCGGTGGCGACGATCACGCTGCCGTCGGCGCGCAGGGCGGGCGTGGCGAAGATGTCACCGTCGAGTTTGGTCTTCCACAGCAGTTTGCCTGCGGGGTCCAGGGCGTACACGGTGTCGTCGTAGGAGGCGGCGATGGTGACTCCCTGGGGCGTCACGACCGGGTAGGCGCGGCCGATGTCGCCGGTCAGGAACGACCATTTCTCGCTGCCGGTTGCGTCGGTGCGGTGCAGGCGGGCGTCCGAGCCCATGAAGGTCAGGTCGCCGTTGGGGCTGACGGTCACGCCGGAGATGACGCGCAGTTCCTTGAAGACGCTCACCTTGGGCGCGGCGAAGGCGGGGGCGGGGGCAGGCTGGGACTGCGCGGAGACGGTCGAAAAACCCGCCAGTGTCATCAGGGAGACCAGGGGCAGTGCGTGGGTGATCCTCATGTGAAGGTAAGCTCCTTTACAGACCCTTTACGGTAGGGCCACGGGGGGTCGTCGAGTGTGGACGCCTGACAGGGTACGGCCTAAGATGCGAACTGTTATGAAGAAGATTCTCATGCTGACCGCGTTCGCGCTTACCGGCCTCGCCGCCGCGCAGGACTCCACCCCCGCCGACACCATGGAAATGGCCGGTCCCGCCGCCATGAGCGCCAGCGAGAACTTCGCGAAAGCTCAGGAGTACGCCGTGCAGGCCGACGTGGCCTACCCCGTTCCCTTCTACGACCGCACGCTGTGGAAGGCCGCCGTGGACCACTCCTACTACGCCGCCAGCATGGAAGCCGGGAACCGCGACTACAACGCGTACCTCGCGCAGCTGTACACCAAGACCCAGTGGTGGATCAACGCCTACAACGCCTGGGGCCGCCTGGGCACCCTGAGCGACCAGGAGAAGCAGTGGGCTTCCCTGAGCGCCGCCAAGCTGGCCTACCTGGCCCTGCAGCGTGGCGACACCGCCACCGCGCGCATGTACGTCGATAAGGGCATGGCCTGGGCCGACAGCGCCAGCCTGCAGTCCATCATGAAGCGCCTGCAGTAATACCGGATCTTCTTCACAGAAGGCCCCCGCCTGCGCAGGTGGGGGCCTTCGCCGTTCACGCCGCCCGGAAGCGGGCAGGCCGGGAGCTGTCAGCCCGCTTCCTCTCCCACTCGCATCCGCTCGGACCCAACGGCCTTTGCAGCCCATTCAATCGGAGTCCATCAGGTAAAGGGCGCGTCAGACACCCTTATCCGCCCGCGCGTCCGGCTGCACTACCCTGGGCACATGACACGGGTGTGGGCAGGACTGGTACTGGCAGGACTTCTGAGCGGGTGCGTACCCGCGCCGCTGCGGGCGCAACCGGACGCCCTGCTGCAACTGCGGGTCACACCCGCCGCGCCGCCCGTCCAGCCGGTCACCGGAGAGCAGGGCCTGTACCGCTGGCCGGGGCCGGGCGCGCTGCTGGTGGCCTCTGACCGCGCCGCGTTCGTGACCAGCGTGGTGCTGCCGCAGGGGGCCGGGGCGGCCGTGCTGCCCGCCGCGCAACTCACGCCGGGCACCGCGCAGCCGACCGAACTGCCCGCCACGCTGGGGTTCACGCAGGTGTTCACGGTCGCCAGTCTGGAACCCCTGGACCTGGGCGGCGCGGCGGGTGCGCGCAGCGTGAGCGAGATCTCGCGCGTGGTCGAGGCGGCGGCCGCGCGCCTGCCGCGCGGGGCGTACACGGTCGCCACGACCACCTACCGCACCGAGCAGTTCGGCACCCTGAGCGTCCGGGCGTCCCAGCCGGGCGCCCAGGTCCGCGTGAACGACCGCCCGGTCGGCACGGCGCCGGTCGTGGTGCCGGACCTGCCGCAGGGGCAGGTGACGGTCAGCGTGTCGCTGGGCGGGTACCAGACCTTCACGCAGCGCGTGACCATCCGCCCGGACACGACCAGCGAGGTCGAGGCGGCCCTGCGGCGCGTCACGGGCACCCTGAGTGTCCGCAGTGACGTTCCGGCCAGCGTGCTGATCGAGGGGCAGGCGGCGGGCGACACGCCCGTGGACCTGAACCTGCGGCCCGGCGTGTTCGCCGTGAACGTCGTCCCGACCGACCGGACCCTGAAGGCGCAGAACATCCTGGTGCGCGTGAACGCCAGCCGGGTGACGGCGCTGGTGTGCAGCGTCACGGCGGGC
Proteins encoded in this window:
- a CDS encoding ExeM/NucH family extracellular endonuclease codes for the protein MKNILTGSLGLLGLTALLAACTPTPTPPTYECKTGSTVTNIGDVQGNADASPLVGPNSAVIVTVRGVVTLDAQNAANGPTGLGGFYVQDVAPDGKADTSDGLFIYTATNPVTVKVGEVVEVTGTVKEFSGLTQLDTVTSVTSCGETTLPVPVAVTLPLASATALEPTEGMRIRIAQTLTVTDTFTLGRFGELGLSSGGRLFNPTNGQGGDAASNKLRTIRLDDASTKQNPTTIPYLNGTDAQTATRRAGDTVTGLEGVLHYANGAFKVQPTRAPVFVNANFRTAAPKDVGGTVKVAGANVLNYFTTLGSAGRGASNATEFTRQKAKIVAELRALNADVITLMEVENNGETALDDLVAALNTAAGSAEYASVKTGRVGTDAIRVAIIYRPARVEPVGAAQIDTNAVYSRPPVAQVFRDRAGKGVFTVMANHFKSKGSCPTTGDTDQGQGCWNLQRIEQSKAVLAFSDRLKVTDPDVLIMGDLNAYGAEDPIKTIEAAGFESLNKRIPAADRYSYQFNGEFGYLDHALASSSLGAQVSGITEWHINADEPVVLDYNIEFKKHPECTGNSCDSPDLYAPTPYRSSDHDPVLVGLNLKADADPVIPLTLNASGDDTVTAGQPYTLTYSTGGTPDSVTVTWGDGKTDTFTTPTGTATHTYATAGSFTVTVTAKRGATTTTATKTVTAQPVVTAGGVYFSEYVEGGSNNKAIEIYNGTGSAIPAGSLGVNLYSNGSATPSTSNVFTLAEALPAGATYVIVNPGADAALKAKANTESSVTNFNGDDALELVLNGTRADVFGQIGTDPGAGWGAGDTFTVDRTLRRKAAVMAGDTNGTDAFDPATEWDGFAKDTFDGLGQR
- the guaB gene encoding IMP dehydrogenase, with protein sequence MSAPATPVPAAQGSDRFAYKFGQEGITFDDVLLQPRHSQVLPHEVNIEAQLTRRVRLNIPFLSAAMDTVTETNMAVAMAREGGIGVVHKNMPIDAQAEMIRKVKRSESGMIVDPITLPPHAPVADAERLMGEYRISGVPITDPNGKLLGIITNRDMRFIDDMHTPIGDVMTRENLITVPVGTTLEEAQEIFKQHRIEKLLVTDADHTLRGLITIKDLTKRVKYPRAAKDSLGRLRVAAAIGVGADLMDRAGALVQAGVDVLVLDSAHGHSQGILNALSRVKEAFDVDVIAGNVATRAGTRDLILAGADAVKVGIGPGSICTTRVVTGVGVPQITAIFEASAAAMEAGIPIIADGGIKQTGDVPKAIAAGANVVMMGSMLAGTDESPGESILRDGRRYKSYRGMGSMGAMDQGSADRYFQSGSRKFVPEGIEGIVAYKGTAGEVIYQFVGGLKSSMGYCGAPDLQTLRDEAQFVRITGASLVESHPHGVTITKEAPNYGGR
- a CDS encoding CCA tRNA nucleotidyltransferase, producing the protein MKPRSADGAAQARAVWAALRPEDRAWLLGLAAQAGPGGAALVGGAVRDALLGVTPLDLDVVLPDADVAALAGGTGLPFVFHPAFGNATVTLPDGRAADLVRARREVYPVPGGNPLPQPGSLSDDLRRRDFSLNALALRVLPDGRAELLDVTGGLDDLRARVLRPLHADSLHEDASRLVRGARLAARLDLSAAPELLSQVPAALDMAGHTPRLWAELRLLLHEPRPGRAAGVLRGWGAASLLPDTALLDALDARRDAGATLPMNAYAAALLHTAPDPEALAARLDLGTRPAALLARALSDTFYPDGTPERELRALLRPDAHEPLTGKDVLALGVPPGRGVGEALAHLAALRRAGTVRNPNEERAALKAFLARNV
- a CDS encoding S1C family serine protease, with the protein product MKGRGVGIVLVLVGLGLGATLLRDQVPVGGAQAPAAGAAADPVAAEAGARLQNEQNTIDVVGRFEPGLVFISTENEVMGQDPFGMFGGGTEVQQGVGSGFFVNEAGDILTNYHVVAGEAGAGAAQKISVRVMGQEQSVEARVIGLAPQYDLALIRPVGLDAKLIRPIPLGDSDALKVGQKAIAMGAPFGLDFSVTEGIVSSTARQIPIGFSGSGAGEGITQKAIQTDAAINPGNSGGPLLDSGGRVIGINTQIYSPSGQTTGVGQSAGVGFAIPVNTAKNLLPRLQAADGQEVRAPTLGVSAGLLVRGQQQALAVGLSVLSSAGKRELGLPERGLVIGSVTPGTPAARAGLQGGTRTEAFRGGAIRLGGDVITAVDGDPVDALEDLQAGLIDRKEGDTVTLTVVRAGESREVKVTLDETSFR
- the trhA gene encoding PAQR family membrane homeostasis protein TrhA, translated to MQRFLTAPREPVNALTHWAGVLAALIILGPLLWWAHARELALWPFTVFVVSMTLLYAASASYHSFFPGERGMLWLRKLDHAGIFLLIAGSYTPVAYFGLTAPWQGVVLWVIWGIALSGITLKLVTMSLPRWISTALYLGMGWLALAFLPQLARNLPSAAIFWLAAGGVLYSIGAVIYGTKRWNPRPGVFGFHEIWHLFVLAGTAAHVVMMFNLR
- a CDS encoding site-2 protease family protein encodes the protein MNIGLLPLLSDPSVFITVLVVLALSLAAHEMGHAFVADRLGDPTPRQFGRVTLNPIPHLSPIGILLLVLVGFGFASTPINPARLSRWGRVAVAAAGPLVNLLVAIGFILLFRFLPHNEAVTQAFKYIISINVLLAVINLLPIPLLDGSRILGGLVPSLGRSLDDFERQPYSFIVVFGVLYLLGSQINLLRINLTNVLLQIFG
- the hslO gene encoding Hsp33 family molecular chaperone HslO encodes the protein MTASTPASYVLRGTAAGGTLRIVGMDSTQVVEDARLRHHLSKTATAALGRTLTGSVLLATVLGKRSDSRVTVRVEGDGPVGFIVAEGSVDGRVRGYVRQPDADLPLRERDGKLDVSGIVGTQGELSVTRLLDNGEPYTGSAHLVSGEIAEDISTYLGVSEQIPNAVLLGVYEEGGRVAHAGGLLIQAMPGVTDETLGKLEANIRAMGQITDNLRRGGLMEAINRATDGLNVQLAAEAQGSRFECRCSREKASDSLKFFDAAERQDMIDAGGQEIVCHWCGEHYQITPDEIAALDATDTHARA